One window of Choristoneura fumiferana chromosome 13, NRCan_CFum_1, whole genome shotgun sequence genomic DNA carries:
- the LOC141433937 gene encoding uncharacterized protein, with product MKVLLCFVVIMLDVARGDMAGECDVAFFYLELGCTPVASDNSTSCPQAFTCPDLHPDPTMCYYRGVPYAANAMVPQNLVKNPCSQRCTCQVYGAPQFECAAVDCVETFDKDLQQCVNVYEVDSCCSVGNVCGKDAIAKLKTCEVDGKIYREGEVFEPKNTMKTCICTAQWNGSVDPSYCRDIDCGIEIHYQNNILNNCAPMFFKNTRSCPISFKCPSSETKVVRGLNTRAVSSKCVFGNDTLAVGDEVIVEEKCTKCSCEVPPFVSCTQQNTCS from the exons TGCTGGACGTGGCGCGAGGCGACATGGCGGGCGAGTGCGACGTAGCGTTCTTCTACCTGGAGCTGGGGTGTACTCCCGTTGCCAGCGACAACAGCACCAGCTGCCCGCAGGCCTTCACCTGTCCAGACCTGCATCCTGACCCTACCATGTGCTACTACAG AGGAGTCCCTTACGCAGCCAACGCGATGGTCCCCCAGAATCTGGTGAAGAACCCTTGCTCCCAGCGCTGTACTTGCCAGGTGTACGGCGCGCCGCAGTTCGAGTGTGCGGCAGTGGACTGTGTGGAGACGTTCGACAAGGATTTGCAGCAGTGCGTGAACGTGTATGAGGTGGATTCTTGCTGCAGCGTCGGCAATGTGTGTG GAAAAGACGCTATCGCCAAGTTGAAGACCTGTGAAGTAGACGGCAAGATATACCGAGAAGGCGAAGTCTTTGAGCCCAAGAACACCATGAAGACTTGCATCTGCACGGCGCAGTGGAACGGGTCAGTTGATCCGTCTTACTGCAGAGACATTGACTGCGGAATCGAGATCCATTATCAGAACAACATCTTGAACAACTGCGCACCAATGTTCTTTAAGAACACACGCAGTTGCCCTATTTCGTTTAAATGCC catcaTCAGAAACAAAGGTTGTCCGCGGTCTGAACACCCGCGCAGTCAGCTCCAAGTGCGTCTTCGGGAACGATACCCTGGCCGTTGGAGACGAGGTGATCGTCGAAGAGAAATGCACCAAGTGCTCCTGTGAGGTACCACCCTTCGTTAGCTGCACGCAGCAAAACACCTGCAGTTAG